In Chitinophaga nivalis, a single genomic region encodes these proteins:
- a CDS encoding PAS domain S-box protein, producing the protein MKQLNKAVGLIVAIIALSTFFFGYYAYDVHRKGATINQAITISYQRIHYLLTANTAISTLEAGLDNYLLTGNRQYTAGAPTQTAAIYTALTAAAQPVPEANETSALIHTIIRLVTQQQEIYHQQLQQPRSNIISPQLLQRQQLTDSIHTATNRLLLHTRQQLEQATRQQALYNRYALWTTWAGFITLFLLLCGLLLYVRRIMQFRDAGENTLRSSEARYRQLVEDMQVVMFIIDLGGYFIYANKRVSEMSGYSNKELIDNHASMLLDDATSEQLRVFFSDQHGQGIAQTTQEFQIRTKSGDLKWIEMYTTLDMKNGQIRGFQGIIKDIDENKKMRLEMARLEMIQKETQYRLNAIMDHSPSIIFIKDTNGKYLMINKQFELSTGLSSDMVIGKKDSDLIPGHIADTYAQSDLQVIQGRQSINVVEILPVAGHQRHHLLTKFPLLNNEQQLFGIGGIGMDITDRVIYEKELEGAKQIAEDAKKVQEIFLANMSHEIRTPINGITGMTYLLDKSLLSAEQREYVDTIKDCSQHLLVLIDDILDFSRIRSGKLNLEATCIDLRKIMLHAAYLSQQVAARKGIGFGCDIDPAIPENLIGDPVRIAQVISNLLDNAVKFTSQGSVLLRARLLQETNTTATVFLEVKDTGIGIPPDKLHVIFESFTQSSTATTRKYGGTGLGLAICKELITLHGGKIGVSSVLTEGATFYVEIPFVLPAGQVAPTHLKISDAENSLQGTYLLLAEDNSINQKVAQRILEQAGAAVDIVANGKSVLKQVLEKKYDCILMDIQMPEMDGYQAARLLREMGVKTPIIAITASAIAGEKEKCLRAGMNDYLTKPFTPKDLFHKILFSTGAATPGDSSLPIATGQLPENVLVHFSHIRSLLNNETTFIIETLSAFTEQTPGNCAALQQAATTEQWEEVKFLAHKMKSGVNLVGIPVAASLLATLEKDAMEKQNMHTVQTRIQQLSLLLQQATGEIKAEITRMEQSLSGML; encoded by the coding sequence ATGAAACAATTAAACAAGGCTGTTGGGCTGATAGTAGCAATCATTGCCCTGTCTACTTTCTTCTTTGGATACTATGCTTATGATGTCCACCGCAAGGGAGCAACCATTAACCAGGCCATTACCATCTCTTATCAACGCATCCATTATCTGCTTACTGCCAATACCGCTATTTCCACTTTGGAAGCTGGTTTGGACAACTATCTGCTCACTGGCAACCGGCAATATACCGCTGGCGCTCCTACCCAAACAGCGGCCATATATACTGCCCTGACAGCGGCGGCACAACCCGTTCCCGAAGCAAACGAAACATCCGCCCTCATTCATACGATCATCCGGTTGGTTACCCAACAACAGGAAATCTATCACCAGCAATTGCAACAACCCCGGAGCAATATTATCTCCCCGCAACTATTACAGCGACAACAACTCACCGACAGCATCCATACCGCTACCAATCGTTTGCTGCTCCACACCCGACAACAGCTGGAGCAGGCCACCCGCCAACAGGCGCTATACAACCGGTACGCCCTGTGGACTACCTGGGCCGGCTTTATCACCCTCTTTTTACTGCTGTGCGGCCTGCTGCTGTATGTACGGCGTATCATGCAATTCAGGGATGCCGGAGAAAATACCCTGCGCAGCAGTGAAGCCCGGTACCGGCAGCTAGTGGAAGATATGCAGGTGGTGATGTTTATTATAGACCTGGGCGGCTATTTTATTTATGCCAATAAACGGGTATCGGAGATGAGTGGCTACAGCAATAAAGAGCTGATCGATAACCACGCCAGCATGTTGCTCGACGATGCCACCTCAGAGCAGCTACGGGTATTTTTCAGTGATCAGCACGGACAAGGCATCGCACAAACCACCCAGGAGTTTCAGATACGTACCAAATCAGGAGACCTGAAATGGATTGAAATGTATACGACCCTGGACATGAAAAATGGCCAGATACGCGGCTTTCAGGGCATTATAAAAGATATTGATGAAAACAAAAAGATGCGCCTGGAAATGGCCCGGCTGGAAATGATTCAGAAGGAAACCCAATACCGGCTCAATGCTATCATGGACCATTCCCCTTCCATTATTTTCATCAAAGACACCAACGGTAAATACCTGATGATCAACAAACAGTTTGAGCTTAGTACCGGACTTTCCAGCGACATGGTCATCGGCAAAAAAGACAGTGACCTCATACCAGGTCATATTGCCGATACCTATGCACAAAGCGACTTACAAGTCATTCAGGGCCGTCAATCCATCAATGTAGTAGAAATCCTGCCGGTAGCCGGTCACCAGCGACACCACCTGCTGACCAAATTTCCCTTGCTCAACAATGAACAGCAGTTGTTTGGTATTGGCGGCATCGGCATGGACATTACCGACCGGGTTATTTATGAAAAAGAGCTGGAAGGAGCCAAACAGATAGCAGAAGATGCCAAAAAGGTACAGGAAATATTTCTCGCCAATATGAGTCATGAGATCAGGACACCTATCAATGGTATTACCGGGATGACCTATCTGCTCGACAAAAGCCTGCTCAGTGCCGAACAACGGGAATATGTAGACACCATTAAAGACTGCTCCCAGCACCTGTTGGTACTGATCGATGATATACTGGACTTTTCCCGGATCCGGTCTGGTAAACTCAACCTGGAAGCTACGTGTATAGATCTCCGTAAAATTATGCTCCATGCGGCCTATCTCTCCCAGCAGGTAGCTGCCAGAAAAGGGATCGGATTTGGCTGCGACATAGATCCCGCCATCCCCGAAAACCTGATCGGCGATCCGGTAAGAATTGCCCAGGTGATCAGCAATTTACTGGACAATGCCGTGAAATTCACTTCCCAGGGCAGCGTATTGCTACGGGCACGCCTGCTGCAGGAAACCAATACTACAGCTACCGTATTCCTGGAGGTAAAAGATACCGGTATCGGTATTCCTCCCGACAAACTGCATGTCATCTTTGAAAGCTTTACACAATCCAGTACTGCTACCACCCGTAAGTATGGCGGTACCGGCCTCGGGCTGGCTATCTGCAAAGAGCTGATCACCCTGCATGGGGGCAAAATAGGCGTCAGCAGCGTGCTGACCGAAGGCGCCACTTTTTATGTAGAGATACCTTTTGTCTTACCAGCCGGACAAGTAGCTCCCACCCATCTGAAAATCAGCGATGCCGAAAATTCATTGCAGGGCACGTACCTGTTACTCGCAGAAGACAACAGTATCAATCAGAAAGTAGCACAGCGAATACTGGAACAGGCCGGAGCAGCCGTGGACATTGTAGCCAACGGCAAGTCTGTCTTAAAACAGGTGCTGGAGAAAAAATATGATTGCATCCTCATGGATATCCAAATGCCGGAAATGGATGGCTATCAGGCCGCCCGGCTGCTACGGGAGATGGGCGTAAAAACACCGATCATCGCCATCACGGCATCTGCTATTGCCGGAGAAAAAGAGAAATGCCTGCGGGCCGGCATGAATGATTATCTCACCAAACCATTTACCCCGAAAGACCTGTTTCACAAAATATTATTCAGTACCGGCGCCGCTACGCCCGGAGACAGTTCCCTTCCAATAGCAACAGGACAACTACCCGAAAATGTACTCGTGCATTTTTCACACATCCGCTCCCTGTTGAATAACGAAACCACCTTTATTATCGAAACCTTGTCTGCCTTTACAGAGCAGACACCCGGCAACTGCGCAGCATTGCAGCAGGCGGCTACTACAGAGCAATGGGAAGAAGTAAAATTCCTGGCACATAAAATGAAATCAGGGGTTAATCTGGTGGGTATTCCGGTCGCTGCTTCCTTATTGGCCACTCTCGAAAAAGATGCCATGGAAAAACAAAACATGCATACCGTGCAGACGCGGATACAACAACTCAGTTTGTTGCTGCAGCAAGCTACCGGCGAAATAAAAGCGGAGATCACCCGTATGGAACAATCCCTTTCGGGAATGCTGTGA
- a CDS encoding DEAD/DEAH box helicase, translating to MVNATPLLEQYAAKEPEVRRVVDVLTIYLYPLEHHTLTDALRRLTDITTARVTVILQELMTDKLVVKNVAGSYGLSPVLGLALFPEVIKNPHYTTILEGARRPAYAFYSINARLQELQQLLVAYFTGDRSLLGLPIRKIGLEVDEYQPVLSYLLYFPVYHALLQLFSEESMQRILAYAGKYHLLQLPPVAALLDFQRQQQFVIPELALLQGDFAPPPADDSAAMHFIHGIRLLYSREQDKAYTAFQQGLKRQRVYDKKSKLPQSPFFAFYYAFSLAVLPAEKGNPLITGIMSAHERKLLPEITPAIALLYLHAGKKEKAEQVLQLLLERQESHLLSFLAILCLQLLHPKSKLLRTFHGEAGRLLSLTLRHHYRLLAYEYLYLFRDEHYLGYKEEMEQIRKITGYDPAFALLELVPDWERLLNTLLTTHQPAKGKEKEQPVYRLIYLIDFDHYTILPVQQTAQGNSWSTGRNVALKKLKEGKVEGMTTQDSRIAATIQKNHYFNHDGESFSFDSTVWETIAGHPLLFAADAPGISVEIVKDRPELQVQQTDRGYVFSSNIADFISETVFIRESPVRMKVIPLTAPQRKVLQTLEQVSFVPPGGKEKLLQVLQSVGAHLTIHSDVGSSQTAIPKRAGDARIVVQLLPLGEGLKATFFVKPFTADPPYCQPGTGAKNVYGISNGERCQAVRDLAKEAANLTEIWNLVQAVVPQELAGNTLVFEDPLDCLQLLEIILENASLIRAEWPEGERYKVSRQAGFPELHVTLREKDHWFTCEGTLQADEATVLSLKELLDTTRTVKQRFVALHNGEFVALTADLRKRLNELSAFATIDRDDIRVHPLAGPALEDLLQHAGSSRTDAAWQAFEAVRKEAMRISPQVPVTLQTTLRPYQEEGFRWMAYLAAWGAGACLADDMGLGKTIQAIALLLYRAEQGAALVICPASVMPNWTNELARFAPSLRVVYLHNGKRKAVIDAAGPFDIVITTYGLLQSEERLLAGVKWTTVVLDEAHTIKNFQTKTSKAAMSLQAGFKLMLTGTPIQNHMSEIWNLFNFLNPGLLGSLDHFNKQFVFPSTRNPESSVKQHLKKLLAPFLLRRTKTAVLDELPPKTEIIKLVDLSGEEAAFYEALRRKAIENIQSYDKNMAQQHIRALAEISKLRMAACHPQLIDPEITIPAAKMQVFATIVQELVENNHRALVFSQFVRHLDLVRETLDELGITYLYLDGSTPLGQREKLVKDFQGGKGQLFLISLKAGGLGLNLTAADYVIHMDPWWNPAIEEQASDRAYRIGQTRPVTIYRLVARHTIEEKILQLHNNKRDLADQLLEGADQSARLNAAQLLELMAEG from the coding sequence ATGGTGAATGCGACTCCCTTATTGGAACAATATGCAGCAAAAGAACCGGAAGTAAGACGGGTAGTGGATGTACTGACAATATACCTGTATCCGCTGGAACATCATACGCTGACAGATGCGCTGCGGCGGCTCACGGATATTACGACAGCCAGGGTGACCGTCATACTACAGGAGTTGATGACCGATAAACTGGTGGTGAAAAATGTGGCCGGCAGCTATGGGCTATCGCCGGTACTGGGGCTGGCATTATTTCCGGAGGTCATTAAAAATCCACACTATACAACTATATTGGAAGGCGCCCGCCGCCCTGCCTACGCCTTTTACAGTATCAACGCCCGTTTACAGGAGCTGCAGCAGTTGCTGGTTGCCTATTTTACCGGCGACCGTTCCTTGCTGGGATTACCCATCCGGAAAATAGGACTGGAGGTAGATGAATACCAGCCGGTATTATCCTATTTGCTGTACTTCCCGGTTTATCATGCCCTGTTGCAGCTGTTCAGTGAAGAGAGTATGCAGCGTATCCTGGCATATGCCGGTAAATATCACCTGTTGCAATTGCCGCCGGTAGCAGCGCTGCTGGATTTTCAACGGCAACAGCAGTTTGTGATTCCGGAACTGGCGTTGTTGCAGGGGGATTTCGCCCCACCGCCGGCAGATGATAGTGCCGCCATGCATTTTATACATGGTATCCGCCTGTTGTATAGCCGCGAACAGGATAAAGCATATACTGCTTTTCAGCAAGGCCTCAAACGGCAGCGGGTATACGATAAGAAAAGCAAGTTGCCGCAATCGCCGTTTTTTGCCTTTTATTACGCCTTCTCCCTGGCTGTATTGCCGGCTGAGAAAGGTAATCCCCTGATTACAGGTATTATGAGCGCCCATGAACGGAAACTATTGCCGGAGATAACCCCGGCGATAGCCCTGTTATACTTACACGCGGGTAAAAAAGAAAAGGCGGAACAGGTATTACAGCTCCTGCTCGAGCGGCAGGAGAGCCACCTGCTGAGTTTCCTGGCTATCCTGTGTCTGCAGCTGCTGCATCCCAAAAGTAAGTTGCTGCGTACCTTTCACGGAGAGGCTGGCCGCTTGTTGTCATTGACACTGCGACATCACTACCGGTTACTGGCCTACGAATATTTATATTTATTCCGCGACGAACACTACCTGGGATATAAAGAAGAGATGGAGCAGATCCGGAAAATAACCGGATACGATCCCGCTTTTGCGCTGCTGGAGCTGGTGCCCGACTGGGAACGACTATTGAATACCTTGCTGACCACTCACCAGCCGGCTAAAGGAAAAGAAAAAGAGCAACCGGTATACCGGCTGATTTACCTGATAGATTTCGATCATTACACCATTCTGCCCGTACAGCAAACGGCACAGGGGAATAGCTGGAGTACCGGCCGGAATGTAGCCCTGAAAAAACTGAAAGAAGGGAAGGTGGAAGGCATGACAACGCAGGATAGCCGCATTGCCGCTACGATACAGAAAAACCATTACTTTAATCATGATGGCGAATCTTTTTCTTTTGACAGTACGGTGTGGGAGACGATTGCCGGTCATCCGCTGCTGTTTGCTGCAGATGCCCCAGGTATATCCGTGGAAATCGTAAAAGACCGCCCGGAATTACAGGTGCAGCAAACAGACCGGGGATATGTATTCAGCTCCAATATAGCAGACTTTATCAGTGAGACGGTATTCATCCGGGAAAGCCCGGTGCGGATGAAGGTCATTCCGTTGACAGCGCCGCAACGTAAAGTGTTGCAGACACTGGAGCAGGTATCCTTTGTACCGCCGGGGGGCAAGGAAAAACTATTACAGGTATTGCAAAGTGTAGGCGCTCACCTCACCATTCATTCGGATGTAGGGAGCAGCCAGACAGCCATCCCAAAAAGAGCGGGAGATGCCCGTATCGTGGTGCAGCTGTTGCCATTGGGAGAGGGGCTGAAAGCTACCTTTTTTGTGAAGCCTTTTACGGCCGATCCTCCTTATTGCCAACCGGGTACCGGCGCTAAAAATGTGTATGGCATCAGCAACGGGGAACGGTGTCAGGCAGTACGTGACCTGGCCAAAGAAGCCGCTAACCTGACGGAAATATGGAATCTGGTACAGGCGGTAGTGCCGCAGGAGCTGGCCGGGAATACCCTTGTTTTTGAAGATCCCCTCGATTGTCTGCAGCTGTTGGAGATCATCCTGGAAAATGCATCGCTGATACGGGCCGAGTGGCCGGAAGGAGAACGGTATAAAGTAAGCCGCCAGGCCGGTTTCCCGGAGCTGCATGTGACGCTGCGGGAAAAAGATCACTGGTTTACCTGCGAAGGTACGCTGCAGGCAGATGAAGCCACCGTATTGTCCCTGAAAGAACTGCTGGATACTACCCGTACCGTAAAGCAACGGTTTGTGGCGTTGCATAACGGGGAGTTTGTGGCGCTGACGGCCGACTTACGGAAACGGCTAAACGAATTATCTGCTTTTGCCACCATAGACCGGGACGATATCCGGGTACATCCGCTGGCAGGGCCGGCGCTCGAAGACTTATTGCAGCATGCAGGCAGTTCCCGTACCGATGCAGCCTGGCAGGCATTTGAGGCCGTCCGGAAAGAAGCCATGCGTATATCACCGCAGGTACCTGTTACCCTGCAAACTACTTTACGGCCATACCAGGAAGAAGGGTTCCGCTGGATGGCCTATCTGGCGGCATGGGGCGCCGGCGCCTGTCTGGCGGATGATATGGGACTGGGAAAAACCATACAGGCCATTGCCTTATTGTTGTATCGGGCGGAACAAGGCGCGGCCCTGGTCATCTGTCCCGCTTCTGTTATGCCCAACTGGACCAATGAGCTGGCACGTTTTGCGCCTTCACTTCGCGTGGTATACCTGCACAACGGTAAACGAAAAGCAGTCATCGATGCGGCGGGTCCGTTTGACATTGTGATTACTACCTACGGACTGCTGCAGTCGGAAGAACGGTTGCTGGCCGGTGTAAAATGGACAACGGTGGTGCTGGATGAAGCACACACCATTAAAAACTTCCAGACGAAGACATCTAAGGCGGCCATGTCGCTGCAGGCCGGATTTAAATTGATGCTAACGGGCACGCCTATACAAAATCACATGAGCGAGATATGGAACCTGTTTAACTTCCTCAACCCGGGGTTATTAGGGTCGCTCGATCATTTTAATAAACAGTTTGTGTTTCCCTCTACCCGTAATCCGGAGAGTAGTGTAAAACAACACCTGAAAAAGTTATTGGCGCCGTTTCTGTTACGCCGTACCAAAACCGCTGTACTGGATGAACTGCCGCCTAAAACAGAAATCATTAAGCTGGTAGATTTATCCGGCGAAGAGGCGGCCTTCTACGAAGCTTTGCGCCGGAAAGCCATTGAAAATATTCAGTCTTACGACAAGAACATGGCCCAGCAGCATATCCGGGCACTGGCAGAAATCAGCAAGCTACGGATGGCAGCTTGTCATCCGCAGCTGATCGATCCGGAAATCACCATTCCTGCTGCCAAAATGCAGGTATTCGCCACCATTGTACAGGAACTGGTAGAGAACAATCACCGTGCCCTGGTATTCAGTCAGTTTGTGCGGCACCTGGACCTGGTGCGGGAAACCCTTGATGAGCTGGGGATTACCTACCTGTATCTCGACGGTAGTACCCCGCTGGGACAAAGAGAAAAACTGGTGAAAGACTTCCAGGGAGGAAAAGGACAACTGTTTCTCATTAGCCTGAAAGCCGGTGGGCTGGGGCTGAACCTGACCGCGGCGGATTATGTGATACATATGGACCCCTGGTGGAATCCTGCTATTGAAGAACAAGCTTCCGACCGCGCCTACCGGATCGGACAAACAAGACCCGTGACGATTTACCGGTTGGTGGCACGGCATACCATCGAAGAAAAAATACTGCAGTTACACAACAATAAACGGGATCTGGCAGACCAGCTCCTGGAAGGCGCCGATCAGTCGGCGAGGCTGAATGCCGCGCAGTTACTGGAACTCATGGCAGAGGGATGA
- a CDS encoding outer membrane beta-barrel protein: MKKVLAFIICITITHCCYAQQAAIKGSVLDTLNHVKLSQTVVALLYAKDSTLYKFTRTNENGQFELNGLTGGRYLLMVTYPAFADYVEPLQLTDTSVLHFNKIMLTLKSRLLQEVVIQQKVAAIKIKGDTTEFNAASYKTQPNATVEDLLKKLPGIQVNNKGQITAQGEKVKKILVDGEEFFGDDPTLTTRNLRADMIDKVQLYDKKSDQAAFTGIDDGEKSKTINLQLREDKKKGYFGKIEAGAGTGGFYDNQAMVNLFRKKQKMAVYGIVSNTGKTGLNWDEREKFGLGNVGGSGFTEDGGIEIGGQIDDQEGWDGQYISEGYPLVQTGGLFYSKKWNQDKNNFTGSYKTLKMYVDGSNNSTTQYILPDTVYYNNVSRQFNNSILRNRASGNYEVQIDSSSSIKLMVDGGLDHKLTNGSYESVFLGGDSALVNSNRRNLSSTADIGSMNSNLLWRKKLKKKGRTISLNLAENYSRNNGNGSLYSEAVFYKGGVPDSLQKTDQYKTSNSETVNVNANLTYSEPLSAAASLIFNYGVNISNNHSNRNSFNRNAAGKYDDRDSLYSNDFAFNMLSHRGGISYGYTKKKIRITLGNNVEFTSYRQQDNYRDISRDRSFVNWYPRASMRYAFSQMKSLSFNFNGNTRQPGINQLQPIRTNDDPLNIYVGNPDLKPSFASSFSLSFNNHKVMEGRSLWVSLNYGTTANDFSERSIIDKNGRRTTQSVNVDGNKNARLGLGMNWELGSSALMLGYDLNGSYSRNTNFINDQLNVTQSNNGGLSVSFIANKEKVYDSYLRVNAAYNSSNSSVQKAIQTNFWTGTLEHNLQLFLPVKLILRSDLVYEIRQKTSVFTSNNNVILWNANISKKLGKKEALELELSVNDLLGQNIGFNRSVNANSVTQNTYSTIGRYGLLSLRWNFNKTGGSTSHE; the protein is encoded by the coding sequence ATGAAAAAAGTATTGGCATTCATTATTTGTATAACGATTACCCATTGTTGTTATGCCCAGCAGGCTGCAATAAAGGGTAGTGTACTGGATACCCTGAATCACGTTAAATTATCGCAGACAGTGGTGGCATTGCTGTATGCAAAAGATTCTACCTTATATAAATTTACCCGTACCAATGAAAACGGACAGTTTGAGCTGAACGGACTGACGGGTGGCAGATACCTGCTGATGGTTACCTATCCGGCCTTTGCCGATTACGTAGAGCCTTTACAGTTAACCGATACCTCCGTACTGCATTTCAATAAAATTATGCTGACGCTGAAATCCCGATTGCTGCAGGAAGTGGTGATACAGCAAAAGGTAGCGGCTATAAAGATCAAGGGCGATACGACAGAATTCAACGCTGCCAGTTACAAGACACAGCCGAATGCTACCGTGGAAGATCTCCTGAAGAAGCTTCCGGGCATACAGGTAAATAACAAAGGACAGATCACGGCACAGGGAGAGAAGGTGAAAAAGATACTGGTAGATGGGGAAGAATTTTTCGGAGATGATCCCACCCTGACCACCAGAAACCTGCGGGCGGATATGATTGATAAGGTACAGCTGTATGATAAAAAGAGTGACCAGGCAGCTTTTACCGGCATTGATGATGGCGAAAAATCAAAAACCATTAATCTGCAGTTGCGGGAGGATAAGAAAAAAGGATACTTTGGAAAAATAGAGGCAGGCGCTGGTACTGGTGGGTTTTACGACAATCAGGCGATGGTGAACCTATTCCGGAAAAAACAGAAAATGGCTGTTTATGGCATTGTATCCAATACGGGTAAAACCGGATTGAACTGGGACGAACGGGAGAAGTTTGGATTGGGCAATGTAGGTGGCTCCGGCTTTACAGAGGACGGCGGTATCGAGATTGGCGGGCAGATAGATGACCAGGAAGGCTGGGATGGGCAATATATCAGTGAAGGATATCCATTGGTACAAACCGGGGGCTTGTTCTACTCCAAAAAATGGAACCAGGATAAAAATAACTTCACGGGTAGCTACAAAACATTGAAAATGTATGTAGACGGTAGTAACAATAGCACTACCCAATATATATTACCGGATACAGTGTACTATAACAATGTTTCCCGGCAGTTTAACAACAGCATATTACGGAACCGGGCCAGTGGTAACTATGAGGTGCAAATAGATTCATCATCTTCCATCAAGCTGATGGTAGATGGAGGACTCGATCATAAACTGACGAATGGCAGCTATGAGTCTGTTTTTCTGGGAGGAGATTCCGCCCTGGTGAATAGCAACCGGCGCAACCTTTCTTCTACGGCAGATATCGGAAGTATGAACAGTAACCTCCTCTGGCGGAAAAAACTGAAAAAGAAAGGGCGTACCATTTCCCTGAATCTGGCCGAAAACTATAGTCGTAATAATGGCAACGGATCCCTGTATTCGGAAGCTGTATTCTATAAGGGAGGTGTGCCGGACTCCCTGCAAAAAACAGATCAGTATAAAACCAGCAATAGTGAAACGGTAAACGTAAATGCCAACCTCACCTATTCAGAACCATTATCGGCAGCTGCTTCATTGATTTTCAATTATGGGGTCAATATATCCAACAACCATTCCAACCGGAATTCCTTCAACCGGAATGCTGCAGGGAAGTATGATGACCGGGATTCCCTTTATAGCAACGATTTTGCGTTTAATATGCTGTCGCATCGGGGAGGTATCAGCTACGGATATACGAAGAAAAAAATACGGATTACGCTCGGCAATAATGTGGAGTTTACGAGCTACCGCCAGCAGGATAATTACCGGGATATATCGCGGGACCGGAGCTTTGTCAACTGGTATCCGAGAGCCAGTATGCGGTATGCATTCAGCCAGATGAAAAGCTTATCCTTTAATTTCAATGGTAATACCCGGCAGCCCGGTATCAATCAGTTACAACCGATACGTACCAACGACGATCCCCTGAATATATATGTAGGTAATCCCGATCTGAAACCATCATTTGCCAGCAGTTTCAGCCTGAGCTTTAATAATCATAAAGTCATGGAAGGCCGCAGCCTGTGGGTAAGCCTCAACTATGGCACTACCGCCAATGATTTCAGCGAACGCAGTATTATTGACAAGAATGGCCGGAGAACAACACAGAGTGTGAATGTAGACGGCAACAAAAATGCCCGGCTGGGACTTGGCATGAACTGGGAGCTGGGCTCTTCTGCCCTGATGTTGGGATACGATCTGAATGGTAGCTATAGCCGGAATACTAACTTCATCAATGATCAGCTCAATGTTACACAGTCCAATAACGGTGGTTTGAGTGTGAGTTTTATAGCCAATAAAGAAAAGGTGTATGACAGTTATCTGCGGGTCAATGCGGCCTATAACAGCAGCAATTCCTCGGTACAAAAGGCCATACAAACCAATTTCTGGACGGGCACACTGGAACACAATCTGCAGCTCTTTCTGCCGGTGAAATTAATACTGCGTTCGGATCTTGTGTACGAAATCAGGCAGAAAACAAGCGTCTTTACTTCCAATAATAATGTGATACTATGGAATGCCAATATCAGTAAGAAGCTGGGAAAAAAAGAAGCCCTGGAGCTGGAATTATCAGTCAATGACCTGCTGGGACAGAACATTGGATTTAACAGATCGGTGAATGCCAATAGCGTTACACAAAATACCTACAGCACCATCGGCCGTTATGGATTGTTGTCTCTCCGCTGGAACTTCAATAAAACAGGTGGCAGCACATCTCACGAATAA
- a CDS encoding GLPGLI family protein: MKTGTIKSIILLCLLCCAGRGYAQHVTFLQQGRIEYEKRKNMHALLDESFGDDNQSIKELVKKETPNFKVTYFDLLFDQQTTLFKPGRDNPDNSRQLMEDGPGEANIIYSLLEKQESISQKKVFEQTYLVTDSIRRIKWKITDETRKIAGFDCRRANAVIMDSIYVVAFYTDAIITPGGPESFTGLPGMILGLAMPHEHITWFATKVLMDDRNNNAWQPPAKGKKVNKKELEAAMEKAVKGWGSYGKPYIKAVLL, encoded by the coding sequence ATGAAAACAGGTACAATAAAATCCATTATACTCTTATGCCTGCTGTGTTGTGCTGGCAGGGGATATGCCCAGCATGTTACTTTTTTGCAGCAGGGACGTATTGAATATGAGAAAAGGAAAAACATGCATGCCTTACTGGATGAATCATTCGGTGATGACAACCAGTCCATCAAAGAATTGGTAAAAAAGGAAACACCGAATTTTAAGGTAACCTATTTTGACCTGTTATTTGATCAGCAGACGACGCTATTTAAGCCTGGTCGCGACAATCCGGACAATAGCCGTCAATTGATGGAAGATGGTCCCGGAGAAGCCAATATTATCTATTCCTTGCTGGAAAAACAGGAGAGCATCTCACAAAAAAAAGTATTTGAACAAACTTACCTGGTAACGGATAGTATCCGCAGGATTAAGTGGAAGATAACAGATGAAACACGTAAAATAGCAGGATTTGATTGTCGTAGAGCCAATGCCGTTATCATGGATTCTATTTATGTAGTGGCATTTTATACAGATGCCATTATTACCCCTGGCGGGCCGGAATCCTTTACAGGACTGCCTGGTATGATACTGGGCCTTGCTATGCCACACGAACATATTACATGGTTTGCTACCAAGGTATTAATGGATGATCGCAATAATAATGCATGGCAACCACCTGCAAAAGGAAAGAAGGTAAATAAAAAAGAGCTGGAAGCCGCTATGGAAAAGGCTGTGAAAGGATGGGGGAGTTATGGAAAACCCTATATTAAAGCAGTATTGTTATAA